The Paenibacillus sp. BIC5C1 DNA segment GCTTCCATGGGCATTTATATGTTCAAATGGGAATACCTGAAGCGCCACTTGCTCGAAGATGCCGCTAATCCGGAATCCAGCCATGACTTCGGTAAAGATGTGATTCCTCAAATGTTAAATGAGAATACCCCTCTCTTCGTATATAACTTCAATGGTTATTGGAAAGACGTGGGTACCGTGAAGAGTTTATGGGATGCGCACATGGATCTGCTTCATAATGATGAAGACTGGAGCCTGCAAAAAGAAGACTGGCCGATGTTTACTCGTGACTGGAGAACTAAACCAAGTGCATACAAAGCACGTCAGACGCGTGCTGAACTCCTGCACTCCATGATCCATGAATCCTGCAATATGGATGGCCGTGCTGAACGCTCTGTTATTTTCTGCGGAGCCGAGGTCGGTAAAGGTTCTGAGGTTAAAGACAGTGTGATCATGCCGAATGCACGGGTTGGTCGCGGTGTTCACATCGAACGTGCCATCATTGGTGAAGGTGCCATTATCAAAGACGGTGCCATTGTTAAAGGCACGACGGATGAAATCGTGGTTGTCGGACCGAATGAGATTGTCTCCGCCAAACCGGCTGTGCGCACACAACCTGTACGTATGCTGAAAGATGTTTATGAAAAAAGCGGGCGTCTGCGCGCTGGTGAACTTTCTTCATAAGCTTAAAGAAAAGGCGAGCCTATATGGCTCGCCTTTTTGATGCGAAACAATCTTTAATGCAGAAATCAATCTTTTTTTGGATCAGACTCTGCTTGAGTTAACTTTGCATCGACTGTCACTTCGGCTTCTTCATTCATTATGGGTTCCTCCACCGTCTCTTCTTCCGGTAAAGCCGGTAACGTCACCGTTACAGTTGTTCCCGTTCCCAGTTCACTTTGCATGATAATTGTTCCCTCATGCAGTTCTACCAGTTCCTGCGTAATAGCAAGTCCGAGCCCTGTTCCACCATTCTGGTGATCAACCTGGAAGAAGCGATCACGCACCTTGATTAAATGCTCTTCACTGATACCAATACCCGTATCCTGCACAGCAGCTATAATCTGTCCGTCTTCTTCTTTGACTGATAAAAAGATCCAGGAATTCTCATGCGAGAATTTGATCGCATTGTCTACAATGTTCAGGAAGACTTGTTTCAATCTGTTACCATCCCCAAAAACATTGAAAGCACGATTTTCATCGCTTTCTAACTTGAGATGTATCTGTTTTTGCTCAGCTTTTGCCCAAACATTCAACATGGTTTCCTGAACAATCTCACGAATGCTGACGGTTCCTTTCACCAATTTCATCTGATTTTGCTGCAATTTGGAGAAATCGAGCATCTCTTCTACCAGTCCGATCAGACGCTCCGTTTCTTTAGAAATAATACTCATTCCAATTCTTGTTTCATCGGGATCGTATCCACCGGAGTCCAGCGTCTCACTCCACCCTTTGATACTGGTCAGTGGCGTTCGCAATTCATGAGAAATGGAAGAAATAAAATCGTCTTTGATCTGATTGCTTCGCA contains these protein-coding regions:
- a CDS encoding glucose-1-phosphate adenylyltransferase, whose protein sequence is MFNKDCIAMLLAGGEGKRLAPLTSSIAKPAVPFGGHYRIIDFPLSNCVNSGIDTVGVLTQYQADSLHDHIGGGEPWGHGTSSEAGISLLPSYHTGNDEYLGTADAIYKNIDYIDQQNPENVLILSGDHIYHMNYREMLEAHTANEAVATISVMEVPWEEAHRFGIMAADEHLRVTEFAEKPAEPKSNLASMGIYMFKWEYLKRHLLEDAANPESSHDFGKDVIPQMLNENTPLFVYNFNGYWKDVGTVKSLWDAHMDLLHNDEDWSLQKEDWPMFTRDWRTKPSAYKARQTRAELLHSMIHESCNMDGRAERSVIFCGAEVGKGSEVKDSVIMPNARVGRGVHIERAIIGEGAIIKDGAIVKGTTDEIVVVGPNEIVSAKPAVRTQPVRMLKDVYEKSGRLRAGELSS
- a CDS encoding HAMP domain-containing sensor histidine kinase, with the translated sequence MIKKGITRQIVLHYFIVVFLALLLVEFVFMLAVQRYYYESIYNTISTHISNSKDFFEPLARESNSEDGNNLSRLLVNLELSNTELEILDLNGHVLASSTAFESDRAVLQTSDIQQALNGSMGRWVGRQPGTGEQVMAVSHKFDLGGENTYVIRYLTSLENVNSKLLFMGMLAVAVGVGVLAIVLIISIGMANSIVRPINNITAVSAQMARGRLDVRVKGNYKHELGELASTLNFMAHEIVRSNQIKDDFISSISHELRTPLTSIKGWSETLDSGGYDPDETRIGMSIISKETERLIGLVEEMLDFSKLQQNQMKLVKGTVSIREIVQETMLNVWAKAEQKQIHLKLESDENRAFNVFGDGNRLKQVFLNIVDNAIKFSHENSWIFLSVKEEDGQIIAAVQDTGIGISEEHLIKVRDRFFQVDHQNGGTGLGLAITQELVELHEGTIIMQSELGTGTTVTVTLPALPEEETVEEPIMNEEAEVTVDAKLTQAESDPKKD